A stretch of Corynebacterium timonense DNA encodes these proteins:
- a CDS encoding carboxylesterase/lipase family protein, with amino-acid sequence MESTSRPVARTAAGEVRGIVDETTGVRTWRGIPYGADTAGEHRFRAPRPPEPWAGVRDAREYGEPALQGAFSWKDPVIGTEDCLTVDIVRPDTDDVLPVVVFFHGGTFVTGASHERVLQGHNLAVSTDVVYVSVNFRLGVLGYLDFHSLGGDCVANPGMLDQILSLRWVQDNIANFGGDPGSVTIMGESAGGAAVVHLMVAPAARGLFHRCIAQSAPVASVHTRLQAAMWVRTLLDDMGMPRTTTLADLRREDARQLVRVGQSMLFNGREAAQFNTAFMPTADGTTLPVHPLDAFEEGTQAPVPLIIGTNSDEASFAKVLYQTTKSRTRAARRALNVFDEDNADVVLSAYGGAEERADFAELIADAVFWAPSVTLATEHRRAASTWMYRFDYASATKRRLGLGAMHTSDLEAVFNAPLTTRASQIDRFSSREGLGDISRIMQHHWGSFFHSGAPGEEWPVYGFRSDDKPGRATAVFREKFWVEFDPKAAKRRAWEQFDMREWGNNRQDLVESLATFSDEDED; translated from the coding sequence ATGGAGTCAACCTCTCGCCCCGTCGCCCGCACGGCGGCAGGGGAGGTCCGCGGCATTGTCGACGAGACCACAGGTGTGCGCACCTGGCGCGGCATCCCCTACGGCGCCGACACCGCGGGGGAGCACCGCTTCCGCGCGCCCCGCCCGCCTGAGCCGTGGGCGGGGGTGCGAGACGCCAGAGAGTACGGGGAGCCGGCGCTGCAGGGGGCCTTCAGCTGGAAAGACCCCGTGATCGGCACCGAGGACTGCCTCACCGTCGACATCGTCCGCCCCGACACCGATGACGTGCTGCCGGTCGTTGTGTTCTTCCACGGCGGCACCTTTGTTACCGGTGCTAGCCACGAGCGCGTCCTGCAGGGCCACAACCTGGCCGTGTCCACGGATGTCGTCTACGTCTCGGTGAATTTCCGGCTCGGGGTGCTGGGCTACCTGGATTTTCATTCACTCGGCGGCGATTGCGTGGCCAACCCGGGGATGCTCGATCAGATCTTGTCGCTGAGGTGGGTCCAGGACAACATCGCGAACTTCGGCGGTGACCCCGGCAGCGTGACCATCATGGGGGAGTCCGCGGGCGGGGCTGCCGTCGTGCACCTGATGGTCGCCCCCGCCGCGCGCGGGCTCTTCCACCGCTGCATCGCGCAGTCGGCGCCGGTTGCTAGCGTCCACACGCGCCTTCAGGCCGCGATGTGGGTGCGCACGCTTCTCGACGACATGGGGATGCCCCGCACCACAACCCTCGCCGACCTGCGCCGCGAAGATGCTCGCCAGCTCGTGCGGGTGGGGCAATCCATGCTGTTCAACGGCCGGGAGGCCGCCCAGTTCAACACCGCGTTCATGCCCACGGCGGACGGCACGACGTTGCCCGTCCACCCGCTCGACGCCTTCGAGGAGGGAACGCAAGCGCCTGTTCCCCTCATCATCGGCACCAACTCTGACGAGGCGAGCTTTGCCAAGGTGCTGTACCAGACGACGAAGTCGCGCACCCGCGCCGCGCGCCGGGCGCTGAACGTTTTCGACGAAGACAATGCGGATGTTGTCCTCAGCGCCTACGGCGGCGCCGAGGAGCGCGCGGACTTTGCTGAGCTCATCGCGGACGCCGTGTTCTGGGCGCCGTCGGTGACGCTGGCCACCGAGCACCGGCGCGCGGCCTCGACGTGGATGTACCGCTTCGACTACGCCTCGGCGACCAAGCGGCGACTTGGGCTGGGGGCCATGCACACCTCGGACCTCGAGGCGGTGTTTAACGCCCCGCTGACCACGCGTGCCTCGCAGATCGACCGTTTCAGCTCGCGCGAGGGGCTCGGCGACATTAGTCGTATTATGCAGCACCATTGGGGCTCCTTCTTCCACTCCGGCGCGCCGGGCGAGGAGTGGCCCGTGTACGGCTTCCGCAGCGACGACAAACCGGGCCGGGCGACGGCGGTGTTCCGCGAGAAGTTCTGGGTGGAGTTTGACCCGAAAGCGGCCAAGCGCCGGGCGTGGGAGCAGTTTGATATGCGTGAGTGGGGCAATAACCGCCAGGACCTCGTGGAGTCGCTGGCCACGTTCTCGGACGAAGACGAAGACTAG
- a CDS encoding ABC transporter ATP-binding protein, whose product MLLAEAFGANRAPATLACVTALVAAVAQVALPSLTGRAVDVASGAADGSITRIAWTMVGIALATYALNWMRRYSAGLLATRSQHGVRVGILRTLQRLDGPGQDDIVTGQVVSRSITDLNQFHMVLATLPLFVTRTAQLAFTLAVMFAMDVGLSLLALALLPLILWEANRSRRALYAATWVNQQSAADLAEHVEHTVSGVRVVKAFGREERAIDELDRLSRHLYATKMRTAKLTARFQPVLAQLPKIALVITIVAGGLTAMSGAISLGGFVAFTTYLVSMTGLMSMLTNQYVRLQMGMSSVDRLGEVLTLRPGRTEPADPAAAPAGPVGLRFRDVTFDTGGHRVLDGFDLEVHPGEFVALVGPAGAGKSMAVQLAGGFYEPSEGSIALLDAHLRPTEYSRLPTAGIRGQVTCVFDESFLFSSTVRENIAMGAPGGEATDEQVREAARLARADEFIERLPEGYDTVVGERGMTLSGGQRQRVALARALLSRPGVLVLDDATSAIDAENEATILSNLRATLADVAVIAVAHRQSTVDHADRVVVVESGRAVVDAPRDEATASAEYRALMSPAHAPSPTAEPSRGALWPDVEAPERERVLASAPGMGRGGAITATPQLRRQVAALPAATEEPRVDAAPLRAPRRPFRIAELFADVKWLITATAALLVVGVLADLAFPTLVRTSIDLGIEQGEPGVVWRVGALALAVVAAAWASEAAMTVLSARSGERLLYGLRLRSYAHLQHLGLAYFERHLSGRIMTRMTTDIDTLSSFLQTGLAQAIVSVATLVGVCVMLVATDPQLTLVALAAVPVIVAATVVFRMLSKRWYAASRAQISAVNGEFAELIGGIRPTQMHLGEQAAQAGFESASDTYRRYRMRSTTLLATYFPGMQAIAQIMTAVVVAVGGARVAQGDLSVGVLVAFTMYLGQLYGPIQQLGQIFDSWQQATISFGRITELLETRASVPDTGTDPGAARAAAGELAFEDVTFGYDPAQPVLSGVDLTLRAGDTVALVGPTGAGKSTVVKLLARLYDPLTGTVRAAGHNIAGFPLAEWRRAVAQVPQETYLFPGTVADNIAYGVDDASDADVEAAVRRIGALGTIATIPGGFNHPVGERGRGLSSGQRQIIALARAEMLEPDLMLLDEATATLDPATEKAVLDATDHATAKRTAVVVAHRLATAARADRILVIDEGRIIEDGSHGALLERGGAYARAWSINR is encoded by the coding sequence GTGCTGCTGGCCGAGGCGTTCGGGGCGAACCGTGCCCCGGCAACGCTCGCCTGCGTGACCGCCCTCGTCGCCGCCGTGGCCCAGGTCGCCCTGCCCTCGTTGACCGGGCGCGCCGTCGACGTCGCCTCCGGCGCGGCCGACGGCTCTATCACCCGAATAGCGTGGACCATGGTGGGCATCGCCCTGGCCACCTACGCTCTCAACTGGATGCGCCGCTACTCGGCCGGGTTGTTGGCCACGCGCAGCCAGCACGGCGTGCGCGTGGGTATCCTGCGCACCCTCCAGCGCCTCGACGGGCCGGGACAGGACGACATTGTCACCGGCCAGGTCGTCTCGCGCTCGATCACGGACCTCAACCAGTTCCACATGGTGCTGGCCACCCTGCCGCTTTTTGTCACCCGCACCGCGCAGCTGGCCTTCACCCTCGCCGTCATGTTCGCGATGGACGTCGGCTTAAGCCTGCTCGCGCTGGCGCTTCTGCCCCTCATTCTGTGGGAGGCGAACCGCTCGCGCCGCGCGTTGTACGCCGCGACCTGGGTGAACCAGCAGTCGGCGGCCGATCTCGCCGAGCACGTCGAGCACACGGTCTCGGGTGTAAGGGTGGTCAAGGCATTCGGGCGCGAGGAACGCGCCATCGACGAGCTCGACCGGCTGAGCCGCCACCTCTACGCCACGAAGATGCGCACGGCGAAGCTCACGGCGCGTTTCCAGCCTGTGCTCGCGCAGCTGCCGAAGATCGCTCTCGTGATCACCATCGTCGCCGGCGGTCTCACCGCGATGTCCGGGGCGATCTCCCTCGGCGGCTTCGTCGCGTTTACCACCTACCTCGTCTCCATGACGGGGCTGATGAGCATGCTCACCAACCAGTACGTGCGCCTGCAAATGGGGATGAGCTCCGTCGACCGCCTCGGGGAGGTCCTCACACTGCGCCCCGGTCGCACCGAGCCCGCCGACCCCGCCGCGGCGCCGGCCGGCCCGGTGGGGCTCCGCTTTCGCGACGTCACCTTCGACACCGGCGGCCATCGCGTCCTCGACGGCTTCGACCTCGAGGTCCACCCGGGCGAGTTCGTCGCCCTCGTCGGCCCCGCCGGCGCGGGCAAGTCCATGGCGGTGCAGCTCGCCGGGGGGTTCTACGAGCCCAGCGAGGGCAGCATCGCGCTTCTCGACGCCCACCTGCGCCCCACCGAGTACTCCCGCCTGCCTACGGCGGGCATCCGCGGCCAGGTCACCTGCGTCTTCGACGAATCCTTCCTCTTTTCTTCCACGGTGCGCGAGAACATCGCGATGGGCGCGCCCGGCGGCGAGGCCACGGACGAGCAGGTGCGCGAGGCGGCCCGCCTCGCCCGCGCCGACGAGTTCATCGAGCGCCTGCCGGAGGGCTACGACACCGTCGTCGGCGAGCGCGGCATGACCCTCTCGGGCGGGCAGCGCCAGCGCGTCGCGCTCGCCCGGGCGCTGCTGTCGCGCCCCGGCGTGCTCGTGCTTGACGACGCCACCAGCGCCATCGACGCCGAAAACGAGGCGACGATCCTGTCCAACCTGCGCGCCACCCTCGCCGACGTCGCCGTCATCGCGGTGGCGCACCGCCAGTCCACCGTCGACCACGCCGACCGCGTCGTGGTGGTCGAGTCCGGCCGCGCCGTCGTCGACGCGCCCCGCGACGAGGCCACCGCGAGCGCCGAGTACCGCGCCCTCATGTCCCCGGCTCACGCGCCCTCCCCCACCGCCGAGCCCTCCCGCGGCGCCCTCTGGCCGGACGTGGAGGCCCCCGAGCGCGAGCGCGTGCTGGCCTCCGCGCCGGGCATGGGCCGCGGCGGCGCCATCACCGCCACCCCGCAGCTGCGGCGCCAGGTGGCGGCACTGCCGGCCGCGACGGAGGAGCCCCGCGTCGACGCCGCACCGCTGCGCGCGCCGCGCCGCCCGTTCCGCATCGCCGAGCTGTTTGCCGACGTGAAATGGCTGATCACCGCGACCGCGGCGCTGCTTGTCGTGGGCGTGCTGGCGGACCTCGCCTTCCCCACGCTCGTGCGCACCAGCATCGACCTCGGCATCGAGCAGGGAGAGCCCGGCGTCGTCTGGCGTGTCGGCGCGCTCGCCCTCGCCGTGGTGGCCGCCGCGTGGGCGAGCGAGGCCGCCATGACCGTGCTCAGCGCCCGCTCCGGCGAGCGTCTGCTCTACGGTCTGCGGCTGCGCAGCTACGCGCACCTGCAGCACCTCGGGCTTGCCTACTTCGAGCGCCACCTGTCGGGGCGGATCATGACGCGGATGACCACGGACATCGACACCCTGTCCAGCTTCTTGCAGACCGGCCTCGCCCAGGCCATCGTCTCGGTGGCCACGCTCGTCGGCGTGTGCGTCATGCTCGTAGCCACTGACCCCCAGCTCACGCTTGTCGCGCTCGCCGCGGTGCCCGTCATCGTCGCTGCGACGGTGGTCTTCCGCATGCTGTCGAAGCGGTGGTATGCCGCCTCCCGCGCCCAGATCTCGGCCGTCAACGGCGAGTTCGCCGAGCTCATCGGCGGGATCCGCCCCACCCAGATGCACCTGGGGGAACAGGCGGCCCAGGCCGGCTTCGAGAGCGCTTCCGACACGTACCGGCGCTACCGGATGCGCTCGACGACCCTGCTGGCCACCTATTTTCCCGGCATGCAGGCCATCGCGCAGATCATGACAGCCGTGGTCGTTGCCGTCGGCGGCGCCAGGGTGGCCCAGGGCGACCTGTCCGTCGGCGTCCTCGTCGCCTTCACCATGTATTTAGGCCAGCTGTACGGCCCCATCCAGCAGCTCGGCCAGATCTTCGACTCCTGGCAGCAGGCGACGATCTCCTTTGGCCGCATCACCGAGCTGCTGGAAACGCGCGCGAGCGTCCCCGACACCGGGACGGACCCCGGCGCCGCCCGCGCCGCGGCGGGCGAGCTCGCTTTCGAGGACGTCACCTTCGGCTACGACCCGGCCCAGCCGGTGCTCAGCGGCGTCGACCTCACCCTGCGCGCCGGCGACACCGTGGCTCTGGTGGGCCCGACCGGGGCGGGCAAGTCGACCGTCGTCAAGCTTCTTGCTCGCTTGTACGACCCCCTGACCGGCACCGTGCGCGCCGCCGGTCACAACATCGCGGGCTTTCCGCTTGCCGAGTGGCGTCGCGCCGTCGCCCAGGTACCGCAGGAGACCTACCTCTTCCCCGGCACCGTGGCCGACAACATCGCCTACGGCGTCGACGACGCGAGCGACGCAGACGTCGAGGCGGCCGTGCGGCGCATCGGGGCGCTGGGGACCATCGCCACGATCCCCGGGGGCTTCAACCACCCCGTCGGCGAGCGCGGCCGGGGCTTAAGTTCCGGGCAGCGTCAGATCATCGCGCTCGCCCGCGCCGAAATGCTCGAGCCCGACCTCATGCTTCTCGACGAAGCCACCGCGACGCTCGACCCCGCCACGGAGAAGGCAGTCCTCGACGCGACCGACCACGCCACCGCGAAACGCACTGCCGTCGTGGTCGCTCACCGGCTTGCGACAGCGGCGCGGGCCGACCGCATCCTCGTCATTGATGAAGGACGTATTATAGAGGACGGTTCCCACGGGGCCCTCCTCGAGCGGGGCGGAGCGTACGCCCGGGCATGGTCCATCAACCGCTAA
- a CDS encoding multifunctional oxoglutarate decarboxylase/oxoglutarate dehydrogenase thiamine pyrophosphate-binding subunit/dihydrolipoyllysine-residue succinyltransferase subunit, translated as MSSDITFGQNDWLVDEMFQQYKEDPGSVDKEWRDLFDKEGSPASATGSAAAQPAGGRGAANDKAAASGTAPAQAKTDADLAASTAAPSQDGRETKVDQAAKKAEKKRPTAVAKPKVSPMEKAASATVEPGEIQLKGALRAIAKNMNESLSIPTATTVRDMPVKLMFENRALVNDHLKRTRGGKISFTHILGYAIVQSTKLHPDMNKSYREDGKKSFAVQPEHINLGLAIDLPQKDGSRSLVVAAIKGCETMAFNEFVDAYEDIVDRARVGKLSIEDFQGVTIQLTNPGGIGTRHSIPRLTTGQGTIVGVGAMDYPAEFAGASEDRLAELGVGKLVTVTSTYDHRVIQGAESGEFLRDISQLLIDDTFWDEIFSSLEIPFSPLRWAQDLPNTGINKDTRVMQLIEAYRSRGHLVADTNPLRWEQPGLPKPDSRDLLMETHGLTIWDLDRTFHVGGFGGKETMTLREVLSRLRAAYTLHVGAEYTHILDRDEREWLRDRMEAGMPKPTNAEQKYILQKLNAAEAFESFLQTKYLGQKRFSLEGAETLIPLMDAVIDTAAGQGLDEVVIGMPHRGRLNVLFNIVGKPVATIFNEFEGNMQSAQQGGSGDVKYHLGFQGEHIQMFGDGEIKVSLAANPSHLEAVDPVLVGIARAKDDHLKHTEGRTDHPVMPLMLHGDASFTGLGVVQETLNISNLKGYSVGGTVHIVVNNQIGFTTTPDSGRSTYYATDLAKGFDCPVFHVNGDDPEAAAWVAQLAAEYRREFGKDVFIDLICYRLRGHNEADDPTVTQPRMYEQIQSHPSVRTRYTNDLIGRGDLTKEEAEIAARDFHDQLDSVFSDVKANEGKPSEQTGITEAQKLTRGLDTNISEETFKRLAATYGNLPEGFTPNKRLSSVLKKRGGSFEDGDIDWGWGELLAFGSLAEEGKYVRLAGEDSQRGTFTQRHAVLYDPETNEAYNPLDANAVDAGNDGRFEVYNSALTEFAGMGFEYGYTVGNNDAVVAWEAQFGDFANGAQTIIDEYVSSGETKWGELSSLIALLPHGYEGQGPDHSSARIERFLQLVAEGSMTIAQPSTPANHFHLLRRQALGEMKRPLIVFTPKSMLRNKAATSQPADFIEVNRFQSVIDDPNFVERGNKKISGADHSKVKTILLCSGKIYWELDKRREKDGRDDVAIIRVEMLHPIPFNRLSDAFANYPNATQIRWVQDEPANQGAWPFYNEHLRNFVEDMPEMVRVSRRSQSTTATGVAKVHQMEEKQLLDEAFAE; from the coding sequence GTGAGCAGCGACATAACCTTCGGCCAGAATGACTGGCTGGTAGACGAGATGTTCCAGCAGTACAAGGAGGATCCCGGCTCCGTAGACAAGGAGTGGCGCGACCTCTTCGACAAGGAAGGCTCGCCCGCCTCCGCCACGGGCTCTGCCGCGGCCCAGCCCGCCGGCGGGCGCGGCGCGGCAAACGACAAGGCAGCGGCGTCCGGCACGGCCCCTGCCCAGGCAAAAACCGATGCCGACCTCGCCGCCTCCACCGCCGCGCCGAGCCAGGACGGGCGCGAGACCAAGGTGGACCAGGCCGCCAAGAAGGCGGAGAAGAAGCGCCCGACCGCGGTGGCGAAGCCCAAGGTCTCCCCCATGGAGAAGGCCGCCTCCGCCACCGTCGAGCCGGGCGAGATCCAGCTCAAGGGCGCGCTTCGGGCGATTGCCAAGAACATGAACGAGTCTCTGAGCATCCCCACCGCGACCACGGTGCGGGACATGCCGGTCAAGCTCATGTTCGAAAACCGCGCCCTAGTCAACGACCACCTCAAGCGCACCCGCGGCGGCAAGATCTCCTTTACCCACATCCTGGGTTACGCGATCGTCCAGTCCACCAAGCTGCACCCGGACATGAACAAGAGCTACCGCGAGGACGGCAAGAAGTCCTTCGCTGTACAGCCGGAGCACATCAACCTCGGCCTCGCCATCGACCTGCCCCAGAAGGACGGCTCGCGTTCCCTCGTGGTCGCCGCCATCAAGGGCTGCGAGACCATGGCCTTCAACGAGTTCGTCGACGCCTACGAGGACATCGTCGACCGCGCCCGCGTGGGCAAGCTCTCCATCGAAGACTTCCAAGGCGTGACCATCCAGCTGACCAACCCGGGCGGCATTGGCACCCGCCACTCTATCCCGCGCCTGACCACCGGGCAGGGCACCATCGTCGGCGTGGGCGCCATGGACTACCCGGCGGAGTTCGCCGGCGCATCCGAGGACCGCCTCGCGGAGCTCGGCGTGGGCAAACTCGTCACCGTGACCTCCACCTACGACCACCGCGTCATCCAGGGCGCGGAGTCCGGCGAGTTCCTCCGCGACATCTCGCAGCTGCTTATCGACGACACCTTCTGGGACGAGATCTTCTCCTCCCTGGAGATCCCCTTCTCCCCGCTGCGCTGGGCACAGGACTTGCCCAACACGGGCATTAACAAGGACACCCGAGTCATGCAGCTCATCGAGGCGTACCGCTCGCGCGGCCACCTCGTCGCGGACACCAACCCGCTGCGCTGGGAGCAGCCCGGCCTGCCCAAACCCGACTCCCGTGACCTCCTCATGGAGACCCACGGCCTGACCATCTGGGACCTCGACCGCACCTTCCACGTCGGCGGCTTCGGCGGCAAGGAAACCATGACCCTGCGCGAGGTTCTCTCCCGCCTGCGCGCCGCCTACACGCTGCACGTCGGCGCCGAGTACACCCACATCCTCGACCGCGACGAGCGCGAGTGGCTGCGCGACCGCATGGAGGCCGGCATGCCCAAGCCGACCAACGCGGAGCAGAAGTACATCCTGCAGAAGCTCAACGCCGCCGAGGCGTTCGAGAGCTTCCTGCAGACGAAGTACCTGGGCCAGAAGCGCTTCTCCCTCGAGGGTGCGGAAACCCTCATCCCGCTCATGGACGCGGTCATCGACACTGCCGCCGGCCAGGGCCTCGACGAAGTCGTCATCGGCATGCCGCACCGCGGCCGCCTGAACGTGTTGTTCAACATCGTGGGCAAGCCGGTTGCCACGATCTTCAACGAGTTCGAGGGCAACATGCAGTCCGCCCAGCAGGGCGGCTCCGGCGACGTGAAGTACCACCTGGGCTTCCAGGGCGAGCACATCCAGATGTTCGGCGACGGCGAGATCAAGGTCTCGCTCGCGGCCAACCCCTCCCACCTCGAGGCCGTCGACCCCGTGCTCGTGGGCATCGCCCGCGCCAAGGACGACCACCTCAAGCACACAGAGGGCCGCACCGACCACCCGGTCATGCCGCTCATGCTGCACGGCGACGCCTCCTTCACCGGCCTCGGCGTTGTCCAGGAGACGCTCAACATCTCGAACCTCAAGGGCTACTCCGTCGGCGGCACCGTCCACATCGTGGTGAACAACCAGATCGGCTTCACCACCACGCCGGACTCCGGCCGCTCGACCTACTACGCCACGGACTTGGCCAAGGGCTTCGACTGCCCCGTCTTCCACGTCAACGGCGACGACCCGGAGGCCGCCGCGTGGGTCGCCCAGCTCGCCGCGGAGTACCGCCGTGAGTTTGGCAAGGACGTCTTCATCGACCTCATCTGCTACCGCCTGCGCGGCCACAACGAGGCCGACGACCCGACGGTGACCCAGCCGCGCATGTACGAGCAGATCCAGTCCCACCCCTCGGTGCGTACCCGCTACACCAACGACCTCATCGGCCGCGGCGATCTGACCAAGGAAGAAGCCGAGATCGCGGCGCGGGACTTCCACGACCAGCTCGACTCCGTCTTCTCCGACGTCAAGGCGAACGAGGGCAAGCCGAGCGAGCAGACCGGCATTACCGAGGCACAGAAGCTCACCCGCGGTCTGGACACCAACATCTCCGAAGAGACCTTCAAGCGGCTTGCCGCCACCTACGGCAACCTGCCGGAGGGCTTCACCCCGAACAAGCGCCTGAGCTCCGTGCTGAAAAAGCGCGGCGGTTCTTTCGAGGACGGCGACATCGATTGGGGCTGGGGCGAGCTGCTCGCCTTCGGTTCCCTGGCGGAGGAAGGCAAGTACGTCCGCCTCGCCGGCGAGGACTCGCAGCGCGGCACCTTCACCCAGCGCCACGCTGTCCTCTACGACCCGGAGACGAACGAGGCCTACAACCCCCTCGACGCCAACGCCGTCGACGCGGGAAACGACGGCCGCTTCGAGGTGTACAACTCCGCGCTGACGGAGTTCGCCGGCATGGGCTTCGAGTACGGCTACACTGTGGGCAACAACGACGCCGTCGTCGCCTGGGAGGCCCAGTTTGGTGACTTCGCCAACGGCGCCCAGACGATCATCGACGAGTACGTCTCCTCCGGTGAGACCAAGTGGGGCGAGCTGTCCTCCCTCATCGCCCTGCTGCCGCACGGCTACGAGGGCCAGGGCCCGGACCACTCCTCCGCGCGCATCGAGCGCTTCCTACAGCTCGTCGCCGAGGGGTCCATGACCATCGCCCAGCCGTCCACCCCGGCGAACCACTTCCATCTCCTGCGCCGCCAAGCGCTCGGCGAGATGAAGCGCCCGCTCATCGTCTTCACCCCGAAGTCGATGCTGCGCAACAAGGCCGCGACGTCCCAGCCGGCCGACTTCATCGAGGTCAACCGCTTCCAGTCCGTCATCGACGACCCGAACTTTGTCGAGCGCGGCAACAAGAAGATCTCCGGCGCCGACCACTCCAAGGTGAAGACGATCCTGCTGTGCTCCGGCAAGATCTACTGGGAGCTGGACAAGCGCCGCGAGAAGGATGGGCGCGACGACGTCGCCATCATCCGCGTGGAGATGCTCCACCCGATCCCCTTCAACCGCCTCTCCGACGCGTTTGCCAACTACCCCAACGCGACGCAGATCCGGTGGGTCCAGGACGAGCCGGCCAACCAGGGCGCGTGGCCGTTCTACAACGAGCACTTGCGCAACTTCGTCGAGGACATGCCCGAGATGGTGCGCGTGTCCCGCCGCTCGCAGTCCACGACGGCGACCGGCGTGGCCAAGGTCCACCAGATGGAGGAGAAGCAGCTGCTTGACGAGGCCTTCGCCGAGTAG
- a CDS encoding general stress protein: MTQPAGSARGNAPQVAVERPAGWPVGSFTTYAEAQRAVDGLSDQEFPVEDLAIVGVDLIQVESVTGRLTWPRVLGGGALAGAWLGLLIGLIFAIFSIPGTGWAVLLWSLLIGAIFGLIFAAISYGVSGGKRDFSSATTIVAGRYDVLCEPSTAPRARDAIAQMGFGTPAAPRDAGNEN; this comes from the coding sequence ATGACACAACCCGCAGGATCCGCACGTGGCAATGCCCCCCAGGTCGCGGTTGAGCGCCCCGCCGGCTGGCCGGTCGGGAGCTTTACCACTTACGCCGAGGCACAGCGTGCCGTCGACGGCCTGTCTGACCAGGAGTTCCCGGTCGAGGACCTCGCCATCGTCGGCGTCGACCTCATCCAGGTGGAAAGCGTCACCGGCCGACTGACCTGGCCGCGCGTGCTCGGCGGCGGCGCCCTGGCGGGCGCCTGGCTGGGTCTTTTGATCGGCCTGATCTTCGCCATCTTCTCCATCCCGGGCACTGGCTGGGCGGTTCTGTTGTGGTCGCTGCTCATCGGCGCGATCTTCGGCCTGATTTTCGCCGCCATCAGCTACGGCGTGTCCGGGGGCAAGCGCGACTTCTCCTCGGCGACCACGATCGTTGCTGGCCGCTACGACGTGCTGTGCGAGCCCTCGACCGCCCCGCGGGCCCGCGACGCCATCGCCCAGATGGGCTTTGGCACCCCCGCCGCACCACGAGACGCGGGGAACGAGAATTAG
- a CDS encoding Mrp/NBP35 family ATP-binding protein, producing MSTTPVITEDRVREALSRVEDPEIGKPITELDMVESVSVDGNDVSVGVYLTIAGCPMRDTIQSNVRAVLEELDGVGTVTVDLHTMSDEQRRALAMKLRGAQSTPVIPFADPDTRTRVYAVASGKGGVGKSSVTVNLATALAAQGLSVGILDADIYGHSVPGMMGAADATATVVDDMIMPPIAHNVRHISVGQFVEGNAPIVWRGPMLTRAIQQFLSDVYWGDLDVLFMDLPPGTGDVAITVAQLVPNAELIVVTTPQAAAAEVAERAGTISQQTGQRIAGVVENMAGMVMPDGSVVNVFGEGGGEHVATRLTALTDNDTVPLLGSVPLDPVLREHGDAGTPVAVSDPHSPAGAALNEIAAKLKVRRESLAGKSLNLGVSR from the coding sequence ATGTCTACGACCCCAGTAATCACCGAAGATCGGGTCCGCGAGGCACTCAGCCGCGTGGAGGACCCAGAAATTGGTAAGCCCATTACCGAGCTCGATATGGTCGAATCCGTCTCCGTTGACGGCAACGACGTGTCGGTCGGCGTGTACCTCACTATCGCGGGCTGCCCAATGCGCGACACGATTCAGTCGAACGTGCGCGCGGTACTCGAGGAGCTCGACGGCGTGGGCACCGTGACCGTGGACTTGCACACAATGAGCGACGAGCAGCGCCGCGCTCTTGCCATGAAGCTGCGCGGGGCGCAGTCCACGCCCGTCATCCCGTTCGCCGACCCTGACACGCGCACGCGCGTGTACGCCGTGGCCTCCGGCAAAGGCGGTGTGGGCAAATCCTCCGTCACCGTCAACCTCGCCACCGCGCTGGCGGCGCAAGGCCTGAGCGTGGGCATCCTCGACGCCGACATCTACGGCCACTCGGTGCCCGGGATGATGGGGGCTGCCGACGCCACGGCGACCGTCGTCGACGACATGATTATGCCGCCGATCGCCCACAACGTGCGCCACATCTCTGTGGGCCAGTTCGTCGAGGGCAACGCCCCGATCGTCTGGCGCGGTCCGATGCTCACCCGCGCGATCCAGCAGTTTCTTTCCGACGTCTACTGGGGCGACCTCGACGTCCTGTTCATGGACCTGCCGCCGGGAACCGGCGACGTCGCCATCACGGTGGCGCAGCTTGTGCCTAACGCCGAGCTCATCGTCGTCACCACCCCCCAGGCTGCGGCCGCCGAGGTCGCCGAGCGGGCCGGAACAATCTCCCAGCAGACGGGGCAGCGCATCGCGGGCGTCGTGGAAAACATGGCGGGCATGGTCATGCCCGACGGCTCCGTGGTGAATGTCTTCGGCGAGGGCGGCGGAGAGCACGTTGCCACGCGGCTCACCGCCCTGACGGACAACGACACGGTCCCCCTGCTCGGCTCCGTTCCCCTCGACCCCGTCCTGCGCGAGCACGGCGACGCCGGCACGCCCGTTGCGGTCTCCGACCCGCACTCGCCCGCCGGCGCGGCGCTCAACGAGATCGCCGCGAAGCTCAAGGTCCGCCGCGAGTCGCTGGCGGGCAAAAGCCTCAACCTCGGAGTCAGCCGCTAG